One Vibrio sp. CDRSL-10 TSBA genomic region harbors:
- a CDS encoding phosphatidate cytidylyltransferase has product MKQRIITALILAPLVIAGIVYLPLAWFVAALAVVTLLGFWEWTQFVEHSSRYSALLPAVIVGGASFFIISPAAADLREPSTLHYAVLVLGTLWWLYSSFLAITYPKSRSWWEGCNVSRHAFGLLTLLPFFWSVVFLRAEQIDSDFFHGAKLVLFVCLIVWSADSGAYFSGKSFGKHKMAPAVSPNKTIEGLVGGVIAAMLVGWVFADLFAIEFSSLPVMLLTILLTVVISVLGDLVESMFKRVSGIKDSSNIIPGHGGILDRIDSLTAAFPVFALLYFLF; this is encoded by the coding sequence TTGAAGCAAAGAATTATAACCGCGCTCATTCTTGCCCCTCTGGTGATTGCCGGCATTGTCTATTTGCCGCTGGCTTGGTTTGTGGCCGCTCTGGCCGTAGTTACCTTATTGGGCTTTTGGGAGTGGACTCAGTTTGTTGAGCACTCTTCACGTTACTCTGCGCTGTTACCGGCGGTTATCGTTGGTGGAGCAAGCTTTTTTATTATTTCTCCGGCAGCCGCCGATCTACGTGAGCCTTCAACGCTGCATTATGCTGTATTAGTGCTGGGTACGCTGTGGTGGCTGTACTCAAGTTTTCTCGCGATCACTTATCCGAAATCACGTAGCTGGTGGGAAGGCTGCAATGTCTCACGCCATGCGTTTGGGCTGCTGACCCTGCTGCCGTTTTTCTGGAGCGTGGTGTTTCTGCGTGCAGAGCAGATAGACAGTGATTTTTTCCACGGTGCCAAACTGGTGCTGTTTGTGTGCCTGATCGTCTGGTCGGCCGATAGCGGCGCCTATTTTTCCGGAAAAAGCTTCGGTAAACACAAAATGGCTCCGGCGGTGAGTCCGAATAAAACCATCGAAGGTCTGGTGGGCGGTGTGATCGCTGCCATGCTGGTTGGTTGGGTGTTTGCGGATCTGTTCGCCATTGAATTCAGTTCTTTACCGGTTATGTTGCTGACCATTTTGCTCACTGTGGTTATCTCGGTGCTGGGTGATTTGGTCGAGAGCATGTTTAAACGTGTCTCCGGCATCAAAGACAGCAGCAACATCATTCCCGGACACGGTGGTATTCTGGATCGTATCGACAGCCTGACGGCTGCTTTCCCTGTATTCGCTCTTCTATACTTCTTGTTCTAA
- the frr gene encoding ribosome recycling factor, with amino-acid sequence MINEIKQDAQERMDKSVEALKNNLSKVRTGRAHPSLLSGISVEYYGAPTPLNQIANVVAEDARTLAITVFDKELTPKVEKAILMSDLGLNPMSAGTVIRVPLPPLTEERRRDLVKIVRGEAEGGRVAVRNIRRDANADLKALLKEKEISEDEDHKAQDEIQKLTDAAVKRIDEVLAAKEKELMEV; translated from the coding sequence GTGATTAATGAGATCAAACAAGACGCTCAAGAGCGTATGGACAAAAGTGTAGAAGCACTAAAGAACAACCTGAGTAAGGTTCGTACTGGCCGTGCGCACCCAAGCCTGCTATCTGGCATCTCAGTTGAGTACTACGGTGCACCAACGCCTCTTAACCAAATTGCTAACGTCGTAGCAGAAGATGCTCGTACTCTGGCAATCACCGTATTCGACAAAGAGCTGACGCCAAAAGTCGAAAAAGCGATCCTGATGTCTGACCTGGGTCTGAACCCAATGTCAGCAGGTACGGTAATCCGTGTACCACTGCCACCACTGACTGAAGAGCGTCGTCGTGATCTGGTTAAAATCGTACGTGGTGAAGCTGAAGGCGGTCGTGTTGCTGTACGTAACATTCGTCGTGACGCGAACGCGGATCTGAAAGCCCTGCTGAAAGAGAAAGAAATCTCTGAAGATGAAGATCATAAAGCGCAGGACGAAATTCAGAAACTGACTGACGCTGCTGTTAAACGCATTGATGAAGTGCTGGCAGCAAAAGAAAAAGAATTGATGGAAGTATAA
- the tsf gene encoding translation elongation factor Ts, with translation MAVTAALVKELRDRTGAGMMECKKALVETNGDIELAIENMRKSGAAKAAKKAGNVAAEGAIIIKEGEGVAVLLEVNCQTDFVAKDANFAAFAEKVAVEALASKVSVEELQAKFEEERVALVAKIGENINIRRVQYVQGVALASYRHGEKIGVVVAGEGDAETLKHVAMHVAASRPEYVNPEDVPADVVAKEREVQVEIAMNEGKPKEIAEKMVEGRMRKFTGEVSLTGQPFVMEPKKSVGEVLKEKSASVTSFVRLEVGEGIEKKEELSFAEEVAMAQKG, from the coding sequence ATGGCTGTTACTGCTGCTCTAGTTAAAGAACTGCGCGACCGTACTGGCGCAGGCATGATGGAATGTAAGAAAGCGCTTGTTGAAACTAACGGTGACATCGAGCTAGCGATCGAGAACATGCGTAAGTCAGGCGCTGCTAAAGCTGCTAAAAAAGCAGGCAACGTTGCTGCTGAAGGCGCGATCATCATCAAAGAAGGTGAAGGCGTTGCGGTTCTTCTTGAAGTTAACTGCCAAACTGACTTCGTAGCAAAAGATGCAAACTTCGCAGCATTCGCTGAGAAAGTAGCTGTAGAAGCACTGGCTTCTAAAGTATCTGTTGAAGAGCTACAAGCTAAATTCGAAGAAGAGCGTGTTGCACTGGTTGCTAAAATCGGTGAAAACATCAACATCCGTCGCGTACAGTACGTACAGGGTGTAGCTCTAGCTTCTTACCGTCACGGTGAGAAAATCGGTGTTGTTGTTGCTGGTGAAGGCGACGCAGAAACACTGAAGCACGTTGCAATGCACGTTGCTGCTTCACGTCCAGAATACGTGAACCCAGAAGATGTACCAGCTGACGTTGTTGCTAAAGAACGTGAAGTTCAAGTAGAAATCGCAATGAACGAAGGCAAGCCTAAAGAAATCGCTGAGAAGATGGTTGAAGGCCGTATGCGTAAGTTCACTGGCGAAGTTTCTCTGACTGGCCAGCCTTTCGTAATGGAACCTAAGAAATCTGTAGGTGAAGTTCTGAAAGAGAAAAGCGCTTCTGTAACTTCATTCGTTCGTCTGGAAGTAGGCGAAGGTATCGAGAAGAAAGAAGAGCTGAGCTTTGCTGAAGAAGTAGCAATGGCTCAAAAAGGTTAA
- the rpsB gene encoding 30S ribosomal protein S2, giving the protein MATVSMRDMLKAGVHFGHQTRYWNPKMKPFIFGARNKVHIINLEKTVPMFNEALSELVKVGEKKGKVLFVGTKRAASEAVKEAAIASNQYYVNNRWLGGMLTNWKTVRQSIKRLKELEVQSTDGTFDKLTKKEALMRTREMEKLEKSLGGIKDMGGLPDALFVIDADHEHIAVKEANNLGIPVFAVVDTNSSPDGIDYIIPGNDDAIRAVQLYLNAAAASLTEGRNKDVAAVADKDDFVEAE; this is encoded by the coding sequence ATGGCAACTGTATCAATGCGCGATATGCTGAAAGCTGGTGTTCACTTCGGTCACCAGACTCGTTACTGGAACCCAAAAATGAAGCCATTCATCTTTGGCGCTCGTAACAAGGTTCACATCATCAACCTGGAAAAAACTGTACCTATGTTCAACGAAGCTCTGTCTGAGCTGGTTAAAGTTGGCGAGAAAAAAGGTAAAGTTCTTTTCGTAGGTACTAAGCGCGCTGCATCTGAAGCGGTTAAAGAAGCTGCTATTGCTAGCAACCAGTACTACGTTAACAACCGCTGGTTGGGCGGTATGCTGACTAACTGGAAAACTGTTCGCCAGTCAATCAAGCGTCTGAAAGAGCTGGAAGTACAATCTACTGACGGTACTTTCGACAAGCTGACCAAGAAAGAAGCTCTAATGCGTACTCGTGAAATGGAGAAGCTAGAGAAGTCTCTTGGTGGTATCAAAGACATGGGCGGTCTACCAGACGCTCTGTTCGTAATCGACGCTGATCACGAGCACATCGCAGTTAAAGAAGCAAACAACCTGGGTATCCCAGTATTTGCAGTAGTTGATACTAACTCTAGCCCAGACGGCATCGACTACATCATCCCAGGTAACGACGACGCAATCCGCGCTGTTCAACTGTACCTGAACGCTGCTGCTGCATCTCTGACTGAAGGCCGCAACAAAGACGTTGCAGCTGTTGCTGACAAAGACGACTTCGTAGAAGCTGAATAA